Proteins found in one Cataglyphis hispanica isolate Lineage 1 chromosome 15, ULB_Chis1_1.0, whole genome shotgun sequence genomic segment:
- the LOC126855307 gene encoding heterogeneous nuclear ribonucleoprotein 27C-like isoform X2, with protein MRVKTEMDDDEKGKLFVGGLSWETTQENLQRYFGRYGEVIDCVVMKNSESGRSRGFGFVTFSDPANVSLVLQNGPHQLDGRTIDPKPCNPRTLQKPKRSGGFPKVFLGGLPSNVTETDLRSYFTRFGKVMEVVIMYDQEKKKSRGFGFLSFEDEEAVDRCVAEHFVNLNGKQVEIKRAEPRDSSSKMNDSHQGQWGPPQQGGPPMGMAGNMGPMGGPNGQMGGPMMGGPMGPPGNMMQQYQGWGTSPQTGGYAGYSTQYNAQGWGAPPGPPQQQQIPPPPPHQWGSSYNVQPAAATQGYGSYGDMYSRQNTGSGAPGSSSSSAKTPDYTGYSAYSNYADTTYPQRSYQGGESNQGSLFPRPPVHFTDWMTRGLWT; from the exons ATGAGAGTGAAGACCGAAATGGACGACGACGAAAAGGG TAAATTGTTTGTTGGTGGATTATCATGGGAAACAACCCAAGAGAATCTCCAACGTTACTTCGGCCGTTATGGCGAAGTTATCGATTGCGTCGTTATGAAAAACAGCGAATCTGGGCGCAGTCGAGGTTTTGGATTTGTAACATTCAGCGACCCTGCTAATGTTTCCCTGGTTCTCCAAAATGGTCCTCATCAACTTGATGGACGTAca aTTGATCCAAAACCATGTAATCCACGCACTCTTCAGAAACCAAAACGTAGTGGTGGCTTCCCAAAAGTTTTTCTTGGTGGTTTGCCAAGTAATGTGACGGAGACAGATCTAAGGTCCTATTTTACCCGCTTTGGCAAAGTTATGGAAGTGGTCATAATGTACGATCAGGAAAAGAAGAAATCCAGGG GATTCGGCTTTCTCAGCTTCGAGGATGAAGAAGCAGTGGATAGATGCGTCGCGGAACATTTTGTCAATCTAAATGGAAAACAG gtTGAAATTAAACGTGCAGAACCGCGGGACTCGTCTAGCAAGATGAATGATAGTCATCAGGGTCAGTGGGGCCCACCTCAACAGGGTGGCCCGCCGATGGGAATGGCCGGGAATATGGGGCCTATGGGTGGCCCGAATGGGCAAATGGGTGGACCTATGATGGGAGGACCGATGGGTCCACCTGGTAACATGATGCAACAATATCAGGGTTGGGGCACTAGCCCCCAAACCGGAGGATACGCCGGATATAGTACCCAGTATAATGCTCAAGGTTGGGGTGCACCACCAGGACCGCCTCAACAGCAACAAAtcccgccgccgccgccgcatcAGTGGGGAAGCAGCTATAATGTTCAACCTGCTGCAGCTACCCAGGGCTATGGAAGTTATG GTGATATGTATTCACGGCAGAACACCGGCTCAGGTGCACCCGGATCCAGCAGCAGTTCGGCTAAGACTCCAGATTATACCGGGTACTCTGCGTATAGTAATTACGCGGACACCACTTATCCTCAGCGTTCGTATCAAGGAGGAGAAAGCAACCAAG
- the LOC126855307 gene encoding heterogeneous nuclear ribonucleoprotein 27C-like isoform X3 yields the protein MRVKTEMDDDEKGKLFVGGLSWETTQENLQRYFGRYGEVIDCVVMKNSESGRSRGFGFVTFSDPANVSLVLQNGPHQLDGRTIDPKPCNPRTLQKPKRSGGFPKVFLGGLPSNVTETDLRSYFTRFGKVMEVVIMYDQEKKKSRGFGFLSFEDEEAVDRCVAEHFVNLNGKQVEIKRAEPRDSSSKMNDSHQGQWGPPQQGGPPMGMAGNMGPMGGPNGQMGGPMMGGPMGPPGNMMQQYQGWGTSPQTGGYAGYSTQYNAQGWGAPPGPPQQQQIPPPPPHQWGSSYNVQPAAATQGYGSYGGPAAAASGGYGPTAGTGGAAGGGPGGSWSSWNMPQNGPPPGTQPPPQPPQPNSSQPNSNSNPSGPQGDMYSRQNTGSGAPGSSSSSAKTPDYTGYSAYSNYADTTYPQRSYQGGESNQGYGSSSVPAAPGTTDNYSGGPQRGYAGSSSSTNNYHPYRR from the exons ATGAGAGTGAAGACCGAAATGGACGACGACGAAAAGGG TAAATTGTTTGTTGGTGGATTATCATGGGAAACAACCCAAGAGAATCTCCAACGTTACTTCGGCCGTTATGGCGAAGTTATCGATTGCGTCGTTATGAAAAACAGCGAATCTGGGCGCAGTCGAGGTTTTGGATTTGTAACATTCAGCGACCCTGCTAATGTTTCCCTGGTTCTCCAAAATGGTCCTCATCAACTTGATGGACGTAca aTTGATCCAAAACCATGTAATCCACGCACTCTTCAGAAACCAAAACGTAGTGGTGGCTTCCCAAAAGTTTTTCTTGGTGGTTTGCCAAGTAATGTGACGGAGACAGATCTAAGGTCCTATTTTACCCGCTTTGGCAAAGTTATGGAAGTGGTCATAATGTACGATCAGGAAAAGAAGAAATCCAGGG GATTCGGCTTTCTCAGCTTCGAGGATGAAGAAGCAGTGGATAGATGCGTCGCGGAACATTTTGTCAATCTAAATGGAAAACAG gtTGAAATTAAACGTGCAGAACCGCGGGACTCGTCTAGCAAGATGAATGATAGTCATCAGGGTCAGTGGGGCCCACCTCAACAGGGTGGCCCGCCGATGGGAATGGCCGGGAATATGGGGCCTATGGGTGGCCCGAATGGGCAAATGGGTGGACCTATGATGGGAGGACCGATGGGTCCACCTGGTAACATGATGCAACAATATCAGGGTTGGGGCACTAGCCCCCAAACCGGAGGATACGCCGGATATAGTACCCAGTATAATGCTCAAGGTTGGGGTGCACCACCAGGACCGCCTCAACAGCAACAAAtcccgccgccgccgccgcatcAGTGGGGAAGCAGCTATAATGTTCAACCTGCTGCAGCTACCCAGGGCTATGGAAGTTATG GTGGGCCGGCGGCGGCCGCTTCAGGGGGCTACGGGCCCACGGCGGGTACTGGCGGGGCTGCGGGGGGCGGGCCCGGGGGCTCCTGGAGCTCCTGGAACATGCCACAGAATGGGCCCCCTCCTGGGACCCAGCCCCCACCCCAGCCCCCTCAGCCCAACTCCTCGCAGCCCAACTCCAACTCGAACCCCTCTGGCCCGCAGG GTGATATGTATTCACGGCAGAACACCGGCTCAGGTGCACCCGGATCCAGCAGCAGTTCGGCTAAGACTCCAGATTATACCGGGTACTCTGCGTATAGTAATTACGCGGACACCACTTATCCTCAGCGTTCGTATCAAGGAGGAGAAAGCAACCAAG
- the LOC126855295 gene encoding nose resistant to fluoxetine protein 6-like, whose amino-acid sequence MFKQTVLISISILLLRVSSTFTEQNHSASEQWTFNEHNSLDSVNLNNILDGGNCNNEQCFANTGSLNPINLPLLPIIFAQSEDLPDGKCKKDAQRFLKELQNGTLWAVQMFDSSSKYPDGVLYGNTRHLGNFDECYNLQNDMGEVENKMAGRYCLVDLEYKRKDAISYKPAMDYDPNDSFWEAIEERGNIHRIRRYLLKLALCVPSTCSAKDVETALKRPLEKIGERNNINIKPAIHVNFCQTIEEAPKFTFAAKIYCLVLLSLLIVILVSTWYETELSSGNTSTLKKALLCFSLRRNFKSILQVNYSNPGLDSIHFIRLFSSIIVLTGHRLIQYYANPTVNIIQFEQLFALPVTTFYLNGKVVIDVFFALGALLVTYHMLADLDRRKQFNFFNDIVTRYFRLTPSYAIIIFFHIWILPLLGSGPFWKHEIIQESEECAANWWSNLLYINNYVKSSEMCMFQTWYLAVDFQLFILSQFIIYAFWCMPRKIGYSFLGTLTIISCAIPFFLTYSYGILPVFLFTPRLNHFNEVPSFTTNYILPYMRFVAYFVGITAGAILHDHRGIKREISTFWSHILVLILPLTLTVTFQLWAHRFFMPYSEWSPLEGGFCSFYQKLLFAVCICATIIVLSLDSRLTFYHKFLTPGWVQILGKLTYGVFLVSDIFHIYNNGRRRSAIMFSFYDLIWDSFPDIISSFLVALVLTLCVEIPFRKLAQVFLPSKKAVTK is encoded by the exons atgtTCAAACAAACTGTGCTAATTTCCATTAGCATATTATTGTTAAGAGTATCAAGTACTTTTACTGAACAGAATCACTCTGCATCAGAACAATGGACATTTAATGAACATAATTCTTTGGATTCAGtgaatttaaacaatattttagatGGCGgtaattgtaataatgaaCAGTGTTTTGCAAATACAGGATCATTAAATCCTATTAATTTACCGTTATTACCTATAATCTTTGCTCAGTCCGAGGATTTGCCAgatggaaaatgtaaaaaagatgcACAACGATTTTTAAAggaattgcaaaatggtactCTGTGGGCTGTGCAAA tgttcGATTCTTCATCAAAATATCCTGATGGCGTATTATACGGTAATACAAGACATTTGGGTAATTTTGATGAATGTTACAATTTGCAAAATGATATGGGAgaagttgaaaataaaatggctGGTAGATATTGTTTAGTCGATCTTGAGTATAAAAGGAAAGAtgcaatttcttataaacCTGCTATGGATTACGATCCAAATGATTCTTTTTGGGAAGCAATAgag GAACGAGGAAATATTCATCGCATTCGTcgctatttattaaaactagcTTTATGCGTACCATCGACATGTAGCGCAAAAGATGTAGAAACGGCTTTAAAAAGGCCTCTGGAAAAGATCGGTGaaagaaacaatattaatataaagccTGCTATTCATGTGAATTTTTGCCAAACAATTGAGGAAGCGCCTAAATTTACTTTcgctgcaaaaatatattg TCTCGTATTACTAAGCTTGTTGATTGTAATACTCGTCAGTACTTGGTATGAGACTGAATTAAGTAGTGGAAACACatcaactttaaaaaaagcattactTTGTTTCTCACTTcggagaaattttaaaagtattcttCAGGTAAATTACTCGAATCCAGGTCTAGACAGCATACACTTTATACGATTATTCTCCTCAATTATTGTACTAACTGGACATCGTCTGATACAATATTATGCTAATCCGACGGTTAATATCATACAGTTTGAACAA ttATTTGCTTTACCGGTAACAaccttttatttaaatggaaaaGTTGTGATAGACGTGTTTTTTGCATTAGGCGCTCTTCTAGTCACATATCATATGTTAGCGGATTTAGATCGAAGGAagcaattcaattttttcaatgatattgTAACTAGATATTttag attaacaCCGTCCTACgccataataattttcttccatATTTGGATCTTACCGCTTCTTGGTTCGGGACCCTTTTGGAAGCATGAAATCATTCAGGAGAGCGAGGAATGTGCCGCTAATTGGTGGTCAAATCtactatatattaacaattatgtaaaatcatCAGAAATG tgtaTGTTTCAAACGTGGTATTTAGCCGTCGatttccaattatttattcttagccaatttataatttacgcaTTTTGGTGTATGCCTCGTAAAATTGGATATTCTTTTCTCGGAACACTAACAATCATTAGCTGTGCTATAccgttttttttaacatattcataTGGTATATTGCCTGTTTTTCTATTTACGCCTCG cttgAATCATTTCAACGAGGTACCATCCTTTACGACAAATTATATACTCCCATATATGCGTTTTGTTGCATATTTTGTTGGTATAACCGCGGGTGCAATACTTCACGATCATAGAGGAATAAAACGGGAAATATCGACA ttctGGTCGCATATATTGGTTTTAATATTGCCTTTGACTTTGACTGTTACATTTCAATTGTGGGCGCATAGATTTTTTATGCCATACTCCGAGTGGTCACCTCTAGAAGGTGGATTTTGTTCATTCTATCAGAAATTACTATTTGCCGTTTGCATTTGTGCTACGATAATCGTATTATCCCTCGACAGCCGTttaa catTTTACCATAAATTTTTGACGCCTGGTTGGGTCCAAATATTAGGAAAATTAACTTATGGAGTTTTTCTAGTGAGtgatatatttcacatatacaACAATGGACGAAGAAGAAGCGCTATAATGTtttcattttatgattta aTATGGGATTCTTTTCCAGACATAATCTCTTCCTTTTTGGTTGCTTTAGTTCTTACATTATGTGTTGAGATACCATTTAGAAAATTAGCACAAGTATTTCTTCCCTCAAAAAAAGCTGTCACTAAATGA
- the LOC126855326 gene encoding heme transporter hrg1-A-like, with the protein MLRDVLVHLLISAVGIFIGVLGFFVLFVAYGNHDVGFWSMLAGALAGVCFHLQWVKGKETLERWHTRVTLRNLNVVGFVSAVTGVTALIWYLFLTFYYKIPIQPISESTFISAVWSMICAKWGITLTYYSNKYELLLQEGTAPILTDNA; encoded by the exons atgttacgcgACGTTTTAGTGCATCTGCTGATTAGTGCTGTGGGTATATTTATTGGAGTGTTAGGATTTTTTGTCCTGTTTGTCGCTTATGGAAACCACGATGTCGGATTTTGGTCGATGCTAGCAG GTGCTTTAGCTGGAGTCTGTTTTCACTTACAATGGGTAAAAGGCAAGGAAACTTTGGAGAGATGGCACACTAGAGTTACATTGCGGAATTTAAATGTTGTAGGCTTTGTAAGTGCTGTAACTGGCGTTACTGCACTGATTTGGTATTTGTTTCTTACATTTTACTACAAGATTC CTATTCAACCAATTTCTGAGAGCACATTCATATCAGCAGTATGGTCTATGATCTGTGCAAAATGGGGTATTACATTGacgtattattcaaataaatatgaattattacttCAAGAGGGAACAGCACCCATACTTACGGACAATGCTTGA
- the LOC126855319 gene encoding peroxisomal membrane protein 11B — protein sequence MDIIVRLNEQTAGRDKIIRLLQYGSRAYWYYAQNAQSTKFSAEILRSLEFTFSTFRKLLRLGRCLDTLYSALKMMKYPDPTVKITLIMAKIANALYLLADHFIWVGRVGILRVNLEKWNRVANKYWLITIIMSLMRDFYEIIKILKHEKNIFKQYQILSCLRNHKKVMMDTVKNGCDLFIPLTALGITKCTPGTVGLLGIISSFIGLYTIINPLYKLTPS from the exons ATGGATATCATTGTAAGGCTGAATGAACAAACGGCAGGCagggataaaataataag ATTATTACAATATGGAAGTCGTGCTTATTGGTACTATGCGCAGAATGCACAAAGCACAAAATTCTCAGCTGAAATTTTGAGAAGTTTGGAATTCACTTTTAGTACATTCCGAAAAT TGCTCCGTCTTGGAAGATGCTTAGACACTTTGTATTCGGCTCTAAAAATGATGAAGTATCCTGATCCAACAGTCaagataacattaattatggCAAAAATAGCAAATGCTTTGTATTTACTGGCAGATCATTTTATTTGGGTCGGCAGAGTAGGAATTTTAAGAGTCAATTTGGAAAAGTGGAATAgagttgcaaataaatattggctaataactattattatgaGTTTAATGAGAGATTTTTATgagattataaagattttaaaacacgagaaaaatatatttaaacaatatcaaatattgtcCTGTCtaagaaatcataaaaaagtgATGATGGATACAGTTAAAAATGgatgtgatttatttattccattgACAGCATTAGGTATCACAAAATGTACTCCTGGTACAGTAGGTTTACTTGgaataatttcttcatttattgGTCTCTATACCATTATCAATccactttataaattaactcCATCTTag